GATCATCAAACACAGCTGCAGATTCTTCCAATTACCAGTGATAATACGTTGACCTTGAGCGAACATGATTTAAGTCTAGTGATACGTGGGCAATATATTGGTCAAGCACTGAATGAAAATCAAAAGATTGTGTTTGAACTCAATGATGAAAGTTTTGATGCCAAACTCGAGGACAATGGCGTATTTACCGCTGCGATTCCTGGACAGAAACTTAAAAGTGCGCCAACGCATTTAATCACTGCTGTATTAATGCAAAACGGACGTGTCTTGCAACAAACCACGCATGCATATCAAGTCAATGATCATCTAACAACATCAGCTGATTTGGATGTCGATATTCAGCCATTAGTACCGATTGATCGCAACAAAACAGAGATGGTCGACGTCAGTGGTAAAGTGATTCAATCTTATAGTAAAGCATGGCTATACTTCGCAATTATTGTTGATAATTTGGCGGCAGGTTTAGCAGGGGCTGCGTTTATTGCATTCTTATCGAGTTTGACCAGCGTTTCATTTACCGCGGTACAATATGCGATTTTTAGCTCACTTATGACATTAACCCCTAAGATTTTAGGCGGTTATTCGGGTACTATAGTGACCAATATTGGTTATCCAAAATTCTTCCTGATGACCACTTTGATTGGTATTCCAATTCTGATTTTAGTGGTTTGGGTGGCAAAGCTTTTGGGTAAACATCAACGTCAATCGATTCAAAAAGGTGAATAATATGCGCATGCTGCATACCATGTTACGTGTAGGCAATTTAGAACAATCTTTGAAGTTCTATACTGAAGTGCTTGGTATGACTTTACTTCGTAAACGTGATTATGAAGAAGGTCGTTTTACTTTAGCATTTGTGGGTTATGGTGAAGAAGATACGCATACCGTGATCGAATTGACACATAACTGGGATACAACTAGCTATGACCTAGGTAATGGTTATGGTCATATTGCACTTGCGGTAGATGATGCTTATAAAGCATGTGAAGAAATTAAAGCACGTGGCGGTAAAGTTGTACGTGAAGCGGGTCCAATGAAAGGTGGTGTGACTGTCATTGCTTTTGTTGAAGATCCAGATGGTTATAAAATTGAATTGATTCAACAAGACCAAAATGCACGTAATAACTAAGGAATAGTTTAGATTTAATGCTGAGGATTTTTCAGCTGATGCATTAAATCTTATCATCCTTATCGGTGCCCGGAATCTGCTATGATGCCCGGGCATTTTTGTACTTATAAAAAAGATCGAGGGTAAATCTTATATGCTTAAGCTGTTGGCGTTAGACCGTTTTACGATTTTATTATTCTTAATGGTGATACTGGCGAGTATATTTCCAGTCTCAGGTCAGGCAGCTCAAGGCTTTAGTATTGTCACAACAGTTGCCATTGCGATTTTATTTTTTTTACATGGTGCCAAGCTTTCGCGTGAAGCGGTTATTGAAGGTTTAACGCACTGGAAATTGCATAGTCTAGTTTTTGCTTTTACCTTTGCATTATTCCCGATTTTAGGACTACTTGCGAAACCACTTTTGTTGCCAATGCTTGGACAGGAACTCTATTGGGGTTTCTTGTTTATGTGTTTTTTACCCTCAACCGTACAATCTTCCATTGCTTTTACCTCAGTGGCTCACGGCAATGTCGCAGGGGCAGTGTGTAGTGCTTCTTTTTCCAATATTATCGGCATGTTTATTACGCCAGTCT
This window of the Acinetobacter sp. NCu2D-2 genome carries:
- the gloA gene encoding lactoylglutathione lyase — protein: MRMLHTMLRVGNLEQSLKFYTEVLGMTLLRKRDYEEGRFTLAFVGYGEEDTHTVIELTHNWDTTSYDLGNGYGHIALAVDDAYKACEEIKARGGKVVREAGPMKGGVTVIAFVEDPDGYKIELIQQDQNARNN